In Polynucleobacter arcticus, the following proteins share a genomic window:
- a CDS encoding GDP-mannose 4,6-dehydratase — MEVTDKSNAKRRALICGVSGQDGAYLAQLLLSKGYEVWGTSRDAQTSSFSSLKKLGILDKVKTISMSLVDFRSVLQALSKVSPDEIYNLAGQSSVGLSFDQPVDTLESITLGTVNLLESIRFLNPNIRFYNAGSSECFGDIGGVSATENTAFRPKSPYAIAKAAATWQVDLYRQAYGLFACTGILFNHESPLRPERFVTRKIIAAACRISKGSAEKLELGNIEVRRDWGWAPEYVDAMWRMLNHGEPQDFIIATGVTQSLRHFLKTAFDAVNLDWNDHVQTNPNLLRPSDPLEIGGVATKAKEILLWEPEFKGENLVRRLVEEELNGAA, encoded by the coding sequence ATGGAAGTAACTGATAAATCGAATGCTAAAAGACGGGCCCTGATCTGTGGGGTATCAGGTCAAGATGGCGCCTATCTTGCGCAGTTATTGCTCAGTAAGGGGTATGAAGTGTGGGGTACCTCTAGAGATGCTCAAACCTCTAGCTTTTCTTCTTTAAAGAAGCTGGGCATTCTCGATAAAGTAAAAACCATTTCGATGTCTCTGGTTGATTTCCGAAGTGTGTTGCAAGCTTTGTCTAAGGTAAGCCCTGATGAGATTTATAACTTAGCAGGTCAATCTTCTGTTGGCCTTTCCTTTGATCAGCCGGTAGATACCCTCGAAAGCATTACTTTGGGCACAGTCAATTTACTCGAGAGTATTCGTTTTTTAAACCCTAATATCCGTTTTTACAATGCAGGCTCAAGCGAGTGTTTTGGCGATATTGGCGGGGTCTCTGCTACTGAAAATACTGCCTTTCGCCCTAAAAGCCCTTATGCAATTGCCAAAGCGGCCGCGACTTGGCAGGTCGATTTATATCGACAGGCTTATGGCTTGTTTGCTTGTACGGGAATTTTGTTTAATCACGAATCCCCTTTAAGACCTGAACGTTTTGTGACTAGAAAAATTATTGCTGCAGCCTGTCGCATTTCCAAAGGGAGCGCAGAGAAATTAGAGCTCGGTAACATTGAGGTTCGTCGGGACTGGGGGTGGGCACCAGAATATGTTGATGCGATGTGGAGAATGCTAAATCATGGCGAACCACAAGATTTTATTATCGCTACGGGAGTGACCCAAAGCCTGCGACATTTTCTGAAGACGGCGTTTGATGCGGTCAATTTAGATTGGAATGATCATGTCCAAACGAACCCTAATTTATTAAGGCCATCCGATCCCCTGGAGATTGGCGGGGTTGCCACAAAAGCAAAAGAGATTTTGCTGTGGGAGCCTGAATTTAAGGGGGAAAACTTGGTCAGAAGATTGGTTGAGGAAGAATTAAATGGGGCTGCCTAA
- the rfbF gene encoding glucose-1-phosphate cytidylyltransferase → MKAVILAGGLGTRISEETHLKPKPMIDIGGKPILWHIMKSYSAHGVNDFVICCGYKGYVIKEYFANYFLHMSDVTFDMASNQMEVHQRNAEPWKVTLIDTGDETLTGGRLKRVASYVQGESEFCFTYGDGVSDLNITSLIDFHRKHGKLATVTAVQPPGRYGALKLEGNQVTGFTEKPRGDGGLINGGFFVLSPKCLELIASDSTTWEAEPLIELSKMGELMSFEHNGFWQAMDTLRDKTHLEELWASGNAPWKNW, encoded by the coding sequence ATGAAGGCAGTTATTCTGGCAGGTGGACTGGGTACACGAATCTCCGAGGAGACCCATTTAAAGCCCAAGCCGATGATTGACATTGGCGGTAAGCCGATTCTTTGGCACATCATGAAGTCGTACTCGGCGCATGGCGTCAACGACTTTGTCATTTGCTGCGGCTACAAAGGCTACGTCATCAAAGAATATTTTGCCAATTACTTTTTGCATATGTCAGACGTGACTTTTGATATGGCAAGCAACCAGATGGAAGTGCATCAGCGCAACGCTGAGCCGTGGAAAGTGACTTTAATTGATACTGGTGATGAGACCCTAACTGGCGGCCGCTTAAAACGGGTTGCTAGTTATGTTCAAGGCGAGTCTGAGTTCTGCTTTACTTACGGCGATGGCGTAAGCGACCTGAATATTACCTCCTTAATTGATTTTCATCGCAAGCATGGAAAATTGGCGACGGTGACTGCAGTTCAACCTCCGGGACGTTATGGGGCCCTTAAGCTCGAGGGAAATCAAGTCACGGGCTTTACTGAAAAACCGCGCGGAGATGGCGGCTTAATTAATGGGGGGTTTTTTGTGCTCTCCCCAAAATGCTTAGAACTCATCGCAAGTGATTCGACGACTTGGGAGGCGGAGCCCTTAATCGAGCTCTCCAAAATGGGGGAGCTCATGTCCTTTGAGCACAATGGTTTTTGGCAGGCAATGGATACCCTTCGGGATAAAACCCACCTTGAAGAACTTTGGGCTTCTGGGAATGCGCCCTGGAAAAATTGGTAG
- the rfbG gene encoding CDP-glucose 4,6-dehydratase: MLTNASPQFWSGKKVLLTGHTGFKGAWMALWLHQMGAIVCGISLPPQTQPNLFTLAKVGDLIESHFCDIRHADAIASVIKSANPEIVLHLAAQALVRSSYKDPLATFATNVMGTANVLNALRDLPSVKSVVCVTTDKVYKNLEHSYPYRETDVLGGHDPYSASKAASEIVISSFRDSYLKEQGVAVASARAGNVIGGGDWSEDRLIPDAIRAWENNAPLEIRRPNAVRPWQHVLEPVNGYLVLAEKLYTDASLSGAYNFGPLTHEAATVGSVIKLARHIYGSGEVDWGDGSQGPHEAGLLSLEVSKSRAALDVGPRWGLHETIKRTINWYQLQATNQDAQILCQEDILAFIEAKNSNNESV; encoded by the coding sequence ATGTTGACCAATGCATCTCCCCAATTTTGGTCTGGCAAGAAGGTGCTTCTTACTGGGCATACTGGCTTTAAGGGTGCATGGATGGCTCTTTGGCTCCATCAGATGGGGGCAATTGTGTGTGGGATCAGTCTGCCACCCCAAACTCAGCCCAATCTTTTTACGCTTGCTAAGGTTGGCGATTTGATCGAGAGTCATTTTTGCGATATTCGTCATGCAGATGCTATTGCGAGCGTAATTAAAAGTGCTAATCCAGAAATTGTGTTGCATCTAGCAGCTCAGGCCTTAGTTAGATCAAGCTACAAAGATCCTCTAGCCACTTTTGCGACAAACGTGATGGGTACTGCTAACGTACTTAATGCATTAAGAGATTTACCATCGGTAAAGTCGGTTGTATGCGTTACCACGGATAAGGTTTACAAAAACTTAGAACATAGTTATCCATATCGGGAGACCGATGTATTGGGCGGTCATGATCCCTATAGCGCCAGTAAAGCAGCTAGTGAAATTGTGATTTCTTCTTTTAGGGATTCTTACCTTAAAGAGCAAGGCGTTGCCGTAGCTTCTGCCCGTGCCGGTAATGTGATTGGGGGTGGTGATTGGTCCGAGGATAGACTCATACCAGATGCTATTCGTGCATGGGAAAATAACGCACCCCTAGAAATTCGTAGGCCCAATGCAGTTCGTCCATGGCAGCACGTGCTAGAGCCAGTTAATGGCTATTTAGTGCTTGCCGAAAAACTATATACAGATGCCTCCTTATCGGGCGCATATAACTTCGGCCCACTCACCCATGAGGCGGCTACCGTGGGGAGTGTTATCAAGTTGGCGCGCCATATTTATGGATCTGGTGAGGTGGACTGGGGTGATGGTAGTCAAGGTCCACATGAGGCAGGGCTACTCTCTTTAGAGGTATCAAAATCACGGGCGGCGCTGGATGTGGGTCCTCGTTGGGGTCTGCATGAAACTATAAAACGAACCATCAATTGGTATCAGTTACAGGCCACCAATCAAGATGCGCAAATATTATGCCAAGAAGATATTTTGGCTTTTATTGAAGCAAAAAATAGTAACAACGAATCAGTATGA
- the rfbC gene encoding dTDP-4-dehydrorhamnose 3,5-epimerase, which produces MSQFSIIDTPLFDLKVIERKPIGDSRGHLARIFCADQLKDAGWKKPIAQINQTMTKSRGTVRGLHFQNPPYAEMKLISCLQGEIWDVAVDLRKNSPTFLQWHAERLSSENYRALLIPEGFAHGFQTLTDDCELLYLHSAPYKPAAEGGIRPNDPHLAIDWPLDFYEISARDSEHPLLNDLFEGIEL; this is translated from the coding sequence ATGAGTCAATTTTCTATTATCGATACCCCCCTATTCGACTTAAAAGTGATTGAGCGTAAGCCAATTGGAGATAGCCGGGGTCATCTGGCGCGTATTTTTTGTGCCGATCAGTTAAAAGATGCTGGCTGGAAAAAGCCGATTGCTCAGATCAATCAAACGATGACCAAAAGTCGGGGAACAGTTAGGGGCTTGCATTTTCAAAACCCACCATATGCCGAGATGAAATTAATTTCTTGCTTGCAGGGAGAAATTTGGGATGTGGCTGTCGATTTGAGAAAAAATTCACCCACATTTTTACAGTGGCATGCAGAAAGATTATCTTCTGAAAATTATCGAGCGCTCTTAATCCCGGAAGGTTTTGCACATGGGTTTCAAACACTCACTGATGATTGCGAATTGCTTTACTTGCATTCAGCCCCTTATAAGCCAGCAGCAGAAGGCGGCATTCGCCCCAATGATCCCCATTTAGCAATCGATTGGCCTCTAGATTTTTATGAAATTTCAGCAAGAGATTCTGAGCATCCCTTATTAAATGATTTATTTGAAGGAATTGAATTATGA
- a CDS encoding class I SAM-dependent methyltransferase — protein sequence MKCRHCLAELTHVFLDLGFAPPSNAYLMKSDLTKPEKYYPLKVMVCDQCWLVQTEDYAQANELFDSEYAYFSSTSTSWLEHAKRYSEKMTQELGLNEKSLVIEVASNDGYLLKNFVANSIPCLGIEPTASTAAAAEALGIPVLREFFGEQLGKQLAKEGRAADLIAGNNVYAHVPDINDFTRGLKAALKLSGTITLEFPHLMRLVEFNQFDTIYHEHFSYLSLYTVAKIFKAAGLRIWNVEELPTHGGSLRIYGCHEFDDRQDLPVVQEILDREKQRGLQDLTIYSAFQSKADVIKNDFLEFLIAQKKLGKKVAAYGAAAKGNTLLNYAGVKPDLLPFVCDAAAAKQNKYMPGSHIPILKPEALSVAHIDYVVILPWNIAKEVIEQNANLSKLGTQFVIAIPAIKVL from the coding sequence ATGAAGTGTCGTCACTGTTTGGCTGAGCTAACCCATGTCTTCCTAGACCTTGGTTTTGCACCACCTTCTAACGCGTATTTAATGAAGAGTGATTTAACTAAGCCAGAAAAGTATTACCCTTTAAAGGTTATGGTGTGCGACCAATGCTGGTTAGTGCAGACTGAGGATTACGCGCAGGCGAATGAATTGTTTGATTCTGAATACGCCTATTTTTCAAGCACCTCCACTAGTTGGTTAGAGCATGCCAAACGTTATTCTGAAAAAATGACACAAGAGTTGGGATTAAATGAAAAGAGTCTTGTTATCGAAGTGGCTTCCAATGATGGGTATTTGCTTAAGAATTTTGTGGCTAACAGTATTCCCTGTCTAGGAATTGAACCAACAGCTAGTACTGCGGCTGCGGCAGAGGCATTAGGTATTCCTGTTTTACGAGAATTCTTTGGTGAGCAGCTAGGCAAACAATTGGCTAAAGAAGGTCGTGCAGCCGATTTAATTGCGGGGAATAACGTTTATGCACATGTGCCCGATATTAATGACTTCACCCGTGGATTAAAAGCAGCATTAAAGCTTAGCGGAACCATTACCTTGGAATTTCCGCACTTGATGCGTTTGGTTGAATTTAATCAATTTGACACTATTTATCACGAACATTTTTCTTATCTTTCTCTATATACCGTTGCCAAAATATTTAAAGCGGCAGGTTTACGCATATGGAATGTAGAGGAATTACCTACGCATGGTGGAAGTTTACGTATCTACGGTTGCCATGAATTTGACGATCGCCAGGACTTGCCGGTTGTTCAGGAAATTCTTGATCGGGAAAAGCAACGCGGCTTACAAGATCTGACGATCTATAGTGCATTTCAAAGTAAAGCCGACGTAATTAAAAATGACTTTTTAGAATTTTTAATTGCCCAAAAGAAGTTGGGTAAAAAAGTAGCAGCGTACGGTGCAGCCGCTAAGGGTAATACATTGCTTAACTATGCGGGAGTCAAACCTGATTTACTGCCATTTGTTTGTGATGCTGCTGCCGCCAAACAAAATAAATATATGCCGGGAAGTCATATCCCCATACTAAAACCCGAAGCATTATCTGTGGCGCATATCGATTATGTCGTCATTTTGCCCTGGAATATTGCAAAAGAAGTTATTGAGCAAAATGCTAACCTATCGAAGCTTGGCACTCAATTTGTTATAGCAATACCTGCAATTAAAGTCTTATGA
- a CDS encoding NAD-dependent epimerase/dehydratase family protein → MKIAVTGSTGFIGQYVLRELVSRSDVDSIIATGRHKERPLIIPEEFQYEYLDMTSPSPDDYERIGRPDILIHLAWEGLPNYRSLHHFETELPKQYAFLNSLLSSGLPSLLVTGTCFEYGMASGELSEEMAVRPTNPYGFAKNALREQLEYRQKKSEFNLTWARLFYLYGNGQASSSIYSLLMSAINNGEVNFKMSKGDQLRDFLPIEIAAKNLVRLIFQDSNVGIVNIGSGSPISIRSLVEGWVSGRNAKISLQLGSFPYPDYESLAFWASAKKLNQILVGKD, encoded by the coding sequence ATGAAGATTGCAGTAACTGGTTCAACAGGTTTTATTGGTCAATATGTACTACGCGAATTAGTTTCGCGTAGTGACGTTGATTCAATTATTGCTACAGGACGCCATAAAGAACGCCCTTTGATAATTCCAGAGGAATTTCAGTATGAATATTTGGATATGACCTCTCCATCTCCGGATGATTACGAAAGAATAGGGCGACCAGATATCTTGATCCATCTTGCCTGGGAGGGCTTACCAAATTATCGATCTTTACATCATTTCGAAACTGAACTTCCTAAGCAGTATGCGTTTTTAAATTCACTTCTTAGTTCGGGACTTCCATCCTTATTAGTAACGGGGACATGTTTTGAGTATGGAATGGCGTCGGGGGAGTTGAGTGAAGAAATGGCGGTGCGCCCCACAAATCCCTATGGGTTTGCAAAAAATGCATTACGCGAGCAACTCGAATACAGACAAAAAAAATCAGAGTTTAATTTAACTTGGGCACGTCTTTTTTATCTTTATGGGAATGGGCAGGCTTCTAGCTCTATATATTCTCTGTTGATGAGCGCTATTAACAATGGTGAAGTGAATTTTAAAATGTCTAAAGGGGATCAACTTCGCGACTTCCTTCCAATAGAAATAGCTGCTAAAAATTTAGTAAGATTAATATTTCAGGATTCCAATGTAGGTATCGTTAATATTGGCTCGGGATCCCCTATTTCTATTCGAAGTTTGGTGGAAGGGTGGGTATCCGGCAGAAATGCAAAAATTTCCCTTCAGCTTGGGAGCTTCCCTTATCCAGACTATGAGTCGCTTGCATTTTGGGCATCAGCAAAAAAACTTAATCAAATTTTAGTTGGTAAAGATTAG
- a CDS encoding lipopolysaccharide biosynthesis protein, whose product MTIKGSLIKRNIAANLIGTGVVTLLTLVITPLQIKILGIEAYGIVGFIATLQVIFAVFDLGLSSTLTRELAIDSSPNKVTCRSLISTVSGVYWLAAVLISILIIVFAEPISQWWFLPGEVSQDTLTFSVRVIGLYLGLRWPVAMYVGILSGLQRMQVLNIVKVGVTIFRLGGGIGVLLIWRNLDIFLIWVAISGLFELGCYWFACRRAFPDLSLFKHFSIDEIKRVWRFSFGMNALSILAIIIVQMDRLMISKLNTLEILGYYSLAYMAVTGLSLVLSSISSAALPWLANSLQSNNKADLMSRYEKSSLLILLAVGFFACAMVFYPYLLLSIWVDKNTALNTSSIFLLLALGTWLSAINANLYNVAIASGQPYWHLRVNLILIAPYTVTLYFLIENFGGVGAAIGWILLNLGYILLLSKAVSVNILRIKVSKLFIEIVFPALFVALVSYVPFKIFSTIFSFEQSAELLILLLSSFLYLLIGYLVLPKTLKVSLFGHSLKNIF is encoded by the coding sequence GTGACTATCAAGGGCTCTCTGATTAAGCGTAATATTGCAGCCAATCTTATTGGGACGGGCGTGGTCACGCTTCTGACATTGGTAATCACGCCCCTCCAGATAAAAATTTTAGGTATCGAAGCCTATGGAATAGTCGGTTTTATCGCCACTCTTCAAGTAATATTTGCGGTATTTGACCTTGGTTTATCTAGCACCTTGACGCGTGAACTGGCTATTGATAGTAGTCCAAATAAAGTGACTTGCCGAAGTTTAATTTCAACTGTTTCAGGGGTGTATTGGTTAGCTGCAGTTTTAATTAGTATATTGATAATAGTCTTTGCAGAGCCAATTTCTCAGTGGTGGTTTCTTCCGGGTGAAGTAAGTCAGGACACTCTCACTTTTAGTGTGAGGGTTATAGGTCTTTATTTGGGATTACGATGGCCTGTTGCTATGTATGTTGGGATTTTGAGCGGCCTTCAGCGTATGCAAGTTTTAAATATAGTTAAAGTCGGCGTAACCATTTTCCGTCTAGGAGGAGGGATTGGCGTCTTGCTTATTTGGCGCAATCTAGATATTTTTTTAATTTGGGTAGCAATTAGTGGGCTATTTGAGTTGGGGTGTTATTGGTTTGCATGCCGAAGAGCATTTCCAGACCTCTCTTTATTTAAGCACTTTTCAATAGACGAGATAAAAAGAGTGTGGAGGTTCTCATTTGGTATGAATGCATTATCAATCTTGGCAATCATTATTGTCCAGATGGATCGATTAATGATAAGTAAGTTAAATACCTTGGAAATTTTGGGGTATTACAGTCTCGCCTACATGGCGGTCACTGGGTTGAGTCTAGTTTTAAGTTCAATTAGTTCTGCAGCTCTTCCTTGGTTAGCAAATTCGCTTCAATCAAATAACAAGGCAGACCTTATGAGCCGCTATGAAAAATCATCACTATTAATTCTTTTGGCGGTAGGTTTTTTTGCATGTGCTATGGTTTTTTATCCTTACCTACTTCTTTCTATTTGGGTTGATAAAAATACTGCACTCAATACGTCAAGCATATTTTTACTCCTTGCACTTGGCACATGGCTTTCAGCTATTAATGCGAATTTATACAATGTTGCAATAGCGAGTGGCCAACCATATTGGCATCTTAGGGTTAATTTAATTCTTATAGCACCATATACTGTGACCCTTTATTTTCTTATAGAAAATTTTGGTGGAGTTGGTGCCGCTATTGGCTGGATCTTGCTTAATTTGGGGTACATATTGCTCTTATCGAAGGCAGTCAGTGTAAATATTCTTAGAATTAAAGTCTCCAAATTATTTATAGAGATTGTTTTTCCTGCATTGTTTGTTGCTCTTGTTTCGTACGTACCATTTAAAATATTTTCAACTATTTTTAGCTTTGAGCAATCTGCAGAATTATTAATATTATTGTTAAGCTCTTTCCTATATCTTCTAATTGGATATTTAGTTTTACCTAAAACTTTAAAGGTAAGCTTATTCGGACATAGTTTAAAAAACATTTTTTGA